The bacterium genome contains a region encoding:
- a CDS encoding aminotransferase class I/II-fold pyridoxal phosphate-dependent enzyme: protein MGDGAISVRSDVFFTFYSLLSTFYFLIFRRTKMGLFDKCYEFNKKIDYLKSHHQFFYLREMESAPAPLVRMKGKEMILLGSNNYLGLATHPKVISATIKAIQEYGTGACSSRVLTGTTTLHNRLEKKLAQFKGTEDTIVFSTGFMTMMGTIAALVKEGDMIFSDELNHASIIEGCRLSKAEVKIYQHNNMTNLEEELATVDPSRNKLIVTDGVFSMKGTLANLPQIKQVADKYGAKVMVDDAHGSGVLGDKGHGILEYYNMEGQIDLICGTFSKTFATIGGFTGATAQIIAFLKLNSRAFIFTASPPPAIAATVIAGLEVLEEEPQLLQQLHHNANFMKKGLMELGFTLEETVTPIIPVIIGNDEITFKTAGLLEEEGIIVNPVVPPAVSKESSLIRVSVIATLSQRQLEIALDKFKLVGKKLGII, encoded by the coding sequence GTGGGAGATGGGGCGATAAGCGTGAGGAGTGATGTTTTCTTTACTTTCTACTCTCTACTCTCTACTTTCTACTTCCTTATTTTCAGGAGAACAAAAATGGGGCTTTTCGATAAATGTTATGAGTTCAATAAAAAAATAGACTACCTAAAATCTCATCACCAATTCTTTTACCTTCGGGAGATGGAAAGTGCACCAGCACCGTTGGTGAGAATGAAAGGTAAGGAGATGATTTTGCTGGGGTCAAATAATTATCTGGGATTAGCCACTCATCCAAAGGTTATCTCTGCAACTATCAAGGCTATCCAGGAATATGGCACAGGTGCGTGTAGCTCACGGGTGCTTACCGGCACTACTACCTTACATAATCGGCTGGAGAAAAAACTCGCACAATTTAAAGGCACTGAAGATACAATCGTTTTTAGCACAGGATTTATGACTATGATGGGAACCATTGCGGCCCTGGTTAAAGAAGGAGATATGATATTTAGTGATGAATTAAATCATGCCAGTATTATAGAAGGCTGTCGCCTGTCAAAGGCAGAAGTAAAGATATACCAACATAACAATATGACAAATCTTGAAGAAGAACTCGCTACAGTTGACCCTTCCAGGAATAAGCTTATTGTTACTGATGGTGTCTTCAGTATGAAAGGCACACTGGCTAATCTCCCGCAGATAAAGCAGGTGGCAGATAAATATGGTGCTAAAGTTATGGTAGATGATGCACATGGCAGCGGCGTCTTAGGTGACAAAGGACATGGCATACTTGAGTATTACAATATGGAAGGGCAAATAGACCTCATCTGCGGCACATTCAGTAAAACCTTTGCTACCATAGGTGGATTTACTGGTGCAACTGCTCAAATAATTGCTTTCTTAAAACTTAACTCAAGAGCCTTTATCTTCACAGCCAGCCCCCCACCGGCTATAGCCGCTACTGTCATTGCTGGTCTTGAAGTATTAGAAGAAGAACCACAATTACTACAACAACTACATCATAATGCTAACTTTATGAAAAAAGGGTTAATGGAATTAGGATTTACCCTGGAAGAAACAGTAACCCCCATTATCCCTGTCATCATTGGTAACGACGAAATAACCTTTAAAACCGCTGGTTTGTTAGAAGAAGAAGGGATAATAGTGAATCCTGTTGTCCCACCAGCAGTTTCAAAGGAATCCTCTCTAATTCGGGTAAGTGTCATCGCTACCCTATCTCAAAGACAACTCGAAATCGCCCTGGATAAATTTAAGCTTGTGGGTAAAAAATTAGGAATTATTTGA